The Geitlerinema sp. PCC 9228 genomic sequence TCGAGCTTGGCTAGCCACATCGGCAAACCGGAATCGTTTGTGATGACCTCTTTTGAAGATGAAGTTCCCATGACCTTTGCGGGAACCACAGACCCGGCTTGCTATCTGGAAGTTAAAAGTGTGGGTAGTATGAAACCCGACCAAACTCAAGCTATGAGCCAGGATTTTTGCGATCGCGTGGAAAACCAACTCGGCGTGGCCAAAAATCGCGTCTATATTGAATTTGCAGACGCTCAAGGCTACATGTGGGGCTGGAACGGTTCCACCCTAGGTTAGGAGAAAATGGAGGAAAAATAATCCGCCGTTGACTCTACCATGGCGATCGCGTCTTCGTAACGCATGCGCGTAGGTCCGAGAAAACAAACGCTCCCTACGGGCAAATTCCCTTGGCGATAGGTACTGGAAATCAACGTACAGTTGCGGATCGGTTCTAAAGGATTTTCCGAACCGATCCGAATATTGACCCGTTTGTCTTGGCTGTCGGTTTCTGGTAGCTCGTAAATCAACGGCCACAGCAGGTCTTGCTCGTCTTCGAGCAAATGCAGCAAGGCTTGCAACTGCTGCAGTTCGGAAAATTCTGGATGCCGCAACACTTCCGACACCCCACCCACTAACATCCGCGTTACCGGGGGGTTGTACAAACGATGGGAAAGTTCCGCCAGCAAATTTTTTAAAGAATTTCCATATCGTTGAAATTCCCGGTCGAGTTCGCTCCAATCCAACTCCGGTAAGTTATTCAACGGTTGCCCCCGCAGTTGGCTGTTCAAAAAGTTGGAGAGAATCTCCAGTTCCCTGTCTACAGTCTCGGCGTTGGGAATTTCTTCTTCCGGGGCAACGGGTAAATCCACCAGCGTAGATTGCGTATCGTAGGAGTCAGTGACCACGACCAACATGGCTCGCTGCGGTCCCACTTGTACCAACTGCAAGTGACGCAAGCAAGCGGTTTGTCCGTGGGGCATGGTGATGAGGGTAATGTAACCGCTGAGGGTGGAAAGAATTTGGGCAGCGCCCTGTAAAACTGCTTCAAAATCCCTTTCCGACCAGTTGAGTTTTTGCGAAAGCAGGGTTTCTACCTGACGTTTGGTCTGTTCGGCGGCTGGTTGCAGCAGTTGGTCTACGTACACGCGATATCCCCAGTCGGAGGGAACGCGCCCGGCGGAGGTGTGGGGTTGGTACAGCAAGCCGGCTTTCTCTAGCAAGGAAAAAGCATGGCGGATGGTTGCCGGACTAACGCTTAAGTTGTATTCGTTGGCAATGGCTTTGGAACCTA encodes the following:
- a CDS encoding phenylpyruvate tautomerase MIF-related protein — its product is MPLLKVQTSAQVGDRAKVEAMLKELSSSLASHIGKPESFVMTSFEDEVPMTFAGTTDPACYLEVKSVGSMKPDQTQAMSQDFCDRVENQLGVAKNRVYIEFADAQGYMWGWNGSTLG
- the hrcA gene encoding heat-inducible transcriptional repressor HrcA, which encodes MTVQLNDRQQHVLWATVQHYVATAEPVGSKAIANEYNLSVSPATIRHAFSLLEKAGLLYQPHTSAGRVPSDWGYRVYVDQLLQPAAEQTKRQVETLLSQKLNWSERDFEAVLQGAAQILSTLSGYITLITMPHGQTACLRHLQLVQVGPQRAMLVVVTDSYDTQSTLVDLPVAPEEEIPNAETVDRELEILSNFLNSQLRGQPLNNLPELDWSELDREFQRYGNSLKNLLAELSHRLYNPPVTRMLVGGVSEVLRHPEFSELQQLQALLHLLEDEQDLLWPLIYELPETDSQDKRVNIRIGSENPLEPIRNCTLISSTYRQGNLPVGSVCFLGPTRMRYEDAIAMVESTADYFSSIFS